In a genomic window of Thermoproteus tenax Kra 1:
- the map gene encoding type II methionyl aminopeptidase: MKEYINVGDIVHKALKYAMDIVHPDMPVLELCEKVEQYIRDAGATPAFPVNVGIGSVAAHYTATRADPNLIPKGSVVKIDIGAHIDGYIVDAAVTVSLGTNAYDGLIRASYNALKRAFEALRPGLRAWQIGDVIESVIKSFGYKPIYNLTGHRIERYNLHAGDVVPNYGDKSAAQTMRPGDVYAIEPFATNGKGLVIDGKQITIYKLNRMKSKKHQNYIDKIYSNVNMLPFTPRWFPDIPESFYRDALSDGSIYGYEVLIEGGGGLVSQFEDTFLITEDGAIPLARTLDLL; the protein is encoded by the coding sequence GTGAAGGAGTATATCAACGTCGGCGACATCGTACACAAGGCGCTTAAGTACGCAATGGACATAGTGCATCCTGACATGCCAGTGTTAGAGCTGTGCGAAAAAGTGGAACAGTATATTAGAGATGCTGGAGCGACTCCCGCGTTTCCAGTTAATGTGGGAATAGGCTCTGTGGCCGCCCACTATACTGCCACTAGAGCTGATCCCAACTTAATACCCAAGGGCTCTGTGGTGAAGATAGATATAGGGGCCCACATAGATGGCTATATAGTCGATGCCGCAGTGACGGTCTCGTTGGGCACAAACGCCTACGATGGGCTCATAAGGGCTTCGTACAACGCGCTCAAGAGGGCCTTTGAGGCGTTAAGGCCGGGGCTGAGGGCGTGGCAGATAGGAGACGTCATTGAGTCCGTCATAAAGTCGTTCGGCTACAAACCTATTTATAATCTGACAGGCCACAGGATCGAGCGCTATAATCTACACGCCGGCGATGTAGTGCCGAACTACGGCGATAAGTCCGCCGCTCAAACAATGAGACCGGGGGACGTCTACGCAATTGAGCCGTTTGCAACAAATGGTAAAGGTCTTGTAATTGATGGAAAACAAATAACTATATATAAACTAAATAGAATGAAATCGAAAAAACATCAAAATTATATAGATAAAATATATAGTAATGTTAATATGTTGCCCTTTACACCTAGATGGTTCCCCGATATACCTGAGTCGTTCTACCGCGACGCTTTAAGCGATGGCTCGATTTACGGCTACGAGGTATTGATAGAGGGCGGAGGAGGGCTGGTGTCGCAGTTTGAAGACACGTTTCTGATCACAGAGGACGGCGCAATTCCCCTGGCGCGAACCCTAGATCTACTCTAG
- a CDS encoding serine/threonine-protein kinase, which produces MITYFSFHRRLSFRSSAPPIGWLNSWLAGKYYVNDVIGVGGFSYVLRVSTGREVMALKVLRYTDDRGMPLASSWDVIRIFGQEMNRYLQVSSDYVVRAYEVSIPSSEYKSMGEYMKNPPYMVLEYMAGGSLREYLTERGPLSLNEFINIFIQISKGLYDIHKNNLVHLDIKPENIMFKDIERKHVKIGDLGIAKLAVGKMVSASYLSPAYAAPEVLKSQLGSKESDIYSLGCVMYESLTGINPQSFVLNNYEVPPPDRYRPDIPAWLSSLIMSMLSPVPEMRPTIEQVLNSLENGVQTIWPR; this is translated from the coding sequence TTGATAACATATTTCTCCTTCCACCGCAGATTGTCCTTCAGGAGCTCGGCGCCTCCCATAGGATGGCTCAACTCGTGGTTGGCCGGCAAATACTATGTGAACGACGTCATAGGCGTTGGCGGATTTAGCTACGTGTTAAGAGTCTCGACGGGCAGAGAGGTTATGGCTCTGAAGGTGTTGAGATATACTGACGACAGAGGAATGCCGTTGGCCTCGAGTTGGGACGTGATAAGGATCTTCGGGCAAGAGATGAACCGCTATCTGCAAGTTTCATCAGACTATGTAGTGAGGGCGTACGAGGTGTCGATACCATCAAGCGAGTATAAGTCTATGGGCGAGTACATGAAAAATCCGCCCTACATGGTACTGGAGTACATGGCCGGGGGCTCGTTGAGAGAGTATTTAACGGAGAGAGGTCCCCTATCACTCAATGAATTTATAAATATATTTATACAAATATCAAAAGGATTATACGATATACATAAAAATAATTTAGTTCATTTAGATATTAAACCAGAAAATATAATGTTTAAAGACATAGAGAGAAAACACGTAAAGATAGGCGACCTAGGCATAGCCAAGTTGGCCGTGGGCAAGATGGTGTCAGCCTCCTATCTATCGCCTGCCTACGCGGCGCCCGAGGTTTTGAAGAGCCAGTTGGGCTCCAAGGAGTCAGACATATACTCTCTGGGTTGTGTCATGTACGAGAGTCTGACAGGCATAAATCCACAGTCGTTCGTTTTAAACAACTACGAGGTGCCGCCGCCCGATAGATACAGGCCCGACATCCCGGCCTGGCTCTCGAGCCTTATAATGTCCATGTTATCGCCTGTGCCTGAGATGAGGCCGACTATTGAGCAGGTGTTAAACTCTCTCGAGAATGGCGTGCAGACGATATGGCCCCGTTAA
- a CDS encoding 30S ribosomal protein S17e, whose protein sequence is MGRVKPRYVKSIAAKLLEAYPDKFTDSFDENKKIVAELADVGSKRVRNRIAGYITRLVKASKAKEKQEESTIATP, encoded by the coding sequence ATGGGGAGAGTTAAACCTCGTTACGTAAAGTCCATTGCCGCTAAGTTGTTGGAGGCCTATCCAGATAAATTCACAGACAGCTTCGACGAAAACAAGAAAATAGTGGCAGAGCTCGCCGATGTCGGAAGCAAAAGAGTAAGAAATAGAATTGCCGGCTATATAACCAGGTTGGTGAAGGCTTCTAAGGCCAAGGAGAAACAAGAGGAGAGCACTATTGCTACGCCATGA
- a CDS encoding peptidylprolyl isomerase, whose product MTLNKGDYILFDYTVTVKEDNKVIETTNEAVAKEAGIYKPEEVYEPRLVILGETKLWEPLENALLNADEGKDVEVEIPPEKAYGQRDPAKIKVLSIREFHRHGIIPHVDDIVEIEGARARVISISGGRVTLDFNHPLADKTLIVRGKIVKRLNTSEERVVYIVKQYMPRIAPDKISASFSQDGTELNVRLPAEVLLYEKIGNILLQIASDLSGRFENLKKIVFSQEVELKK is encoded by the coding sequence ATGACTCTCAACAAGGGAGACTATATCCTATTCGACTACACTGTTACTGTCAAAGAGGATAACAAGGTAATTGAGACTACCAACGAAGCTGTCGCCAAGGAGGCCGGCATCTACAAGCCTGAGGAAGTGTACGAGCCCCGCCTCGTGATATTGGGCGAGACCAAGTTGTGGGAGCCCTTGGAGAATGCGCTGTTGAACGCCGACGAGGGTAAAGACGTAGAGGTGGAGATACCGCCCGAGAAGGCGTACGGCCAAAGGGATCCCGCGAAGATCAAAGTGCTCTCCATAAGGGAGTTCCATAGGCACGGCATAATACCGCATGTCGACGACATAGTTGAGATTGAGGGGGCCAGAGCTCGCGTGATCTCAATATCGGGGGGCAGAGTCACCTTGGACTTCAACCACCCCTTAGCGGATAAAACGCTGATAGTTAGAGGTAAGATCGTCAAGAGGCTTAACACAAGCGAGGAGAGGGTAGTATACATAGTGAAGCAGTATATGCCAAGGATCGCGCCCGATAAAATCTCAGCGTCGTTTTCGCAAGACGGAACGGAGCTGAATGTAAGACTGCCCGCCGAAGTGTTGCTCTATGAAAAGATCGGTAATATATTGTTGCAGATAGCCTCCGACTTAAGCGGCAGGTTTGAGAATCTGAAGAAGATAGTATTCTCGCAAGAGGTAGAGCTTAAGAAATAA
- a CDS encoding LSm family protein, with translation MSSDMSKCLATLGATLQDSIGKRVLVKLRDGYEIRGILKSFDQHVNLLLEDAEEVVDNNIFKRGTMVVRGENVLFVSPT, from the coding sequence ATGTCGAGTGATATGTCAAAGTGTTTAGCCACCTTGGGCGCAACTCTTCAAGATTCCATAGGCAAGAGGGTGTTAGTAAAGCTTAGAGACGGCTATGAGATTAGAGGCATTCTGAAATCCTTCGATCAACATGTAAATCTGCTCCTCGAGGATGCTGAGGAGGTAGTGGACAACAATATATTCAAGAGGGGAACCATGGTCGTTAGAGGGGAGAACGTGTTGTTTGTGTCGCCAACATGA
- a CDS encoding archaeal proteasome endopeptidase complex subunit beta, whose translation MTTTVGIKARDGVVLAADKRVTAGYYIAHKRGEKIWKIDEHVAATMSGGVADLQGLLNILSIQAREYRSEHGRPIPIKTLVNYASLVLFYSRPFIYLVHSIIGGYDDEGPQLYMLDWLGSYSSERYIATGSGSPYAMGVLEVNYRDDISIDEAIKVAENAVKAAMRNDPGSGEGIDIVVITKEGFRRVLTARQRVLVAE comes from the coding sequence ATGACCACCACTGTAGGAATAAAGGCGCGAGACGGCGTAGTCTTAGCCGCCGATAAGAGAGTCACAGCGGGGTACTATATAGCTCACAAGCGTGGCGAGAAGATCTGGAAGATAGATGAACATGTAGCCGCCACCATGAGCGGCGGCGTCGCCGACCTTCAGGGATTGCTCAACATCTTGTCAATACAGGCGAGAGAATATAGATCTGAACATGGGAGACCGATCCCAATAAAGACGTTGGTCAACTACGCCTCACTAGTGTTGTTTTACTCGAGACCCTTCATCTATCTGGTTCACTCTATAATAGGAGGATACGACGACGAGGGGCCGCAGCTCTACATGTTGGACTGGTTGGGGAGCTACAGCTCCGAGCGGTATATAGCCACCGGTAGCGGCTCGCCCTACGCCATGGGCGTCCTCGAGGTTAACTACAGAGACGATATCTCCATAGATGAAGCGATTAAGGTTGCCGAGAATGCGGTGAAGGCTGCCATGAGGAACGACCCTGGCTCGGGCGAGGGCATAGATATAGTAGTGATAACCAAGGAGGGCTTCAGACGTGTGCTTACGGCAAGACAGAGGGTCTTGGTCGCCGAATAG
- a CDS encoding beta-CASP ribonuclease aCPSF1, producing the protein MAVSLDLESKIKELLSSVEVSKVEIEGPSICVYIRNPANLSPEEVAEVARTLKKRIIVRSDPSARLPKREAEKAILSLAGDLVESVEFEDVGDVYIYLSKAIPERDFKRLARDIFTSTGWRAIVEMGVPKMMKLPSKDVLDVRAIFHKAFERRMSMMRELGMRIHHEPIVREGAITISFLGASMEVGRSAILVDTTESKILLDCGLKPSQYEEEFPLLEQVDLDELDAVVLSHAHMDHVGCLPYLYKYGYKGPVYMTDPTKYLTYILLTDYVELKEREGLTPPYTKSDIEALMYHTITLDYEEVTDIAPDVKLTFYDAGHEIGSALIHLHIGNGRYNILYTGDFKFGRTNLLNRAVNKFKRVEMLIMESTYGGRDDVQPPRIEAENTLVKNITETIERGGKVLIPAFSTGRAQEILYILNREMNKGSLKKAPIYVDGMIVETLNAYLMYPHFLNREVAEEIYNGINPFTSSGNIQIIERAKRLEDRINQVAKIVQDGQPGVIIAPHGMLNGGPILEYFVHLAPDPANKLIFVSYQAENTLGRRILNGERDFIVRSLSMGEVKVSMKMGVLSIPGFSGHSDRRELMKYIETLEPRPKKIVLIHGEPSKTISLATSIEIRYKVTTVIPKVGERIRAL; encoded by the coding sequence GTGGCCGTTTCTCTTGATCTTGAATCAAAGATCAAGGAGCTTCTATCGAGCGTAGAGGTATCCAAGGTGGAGATCGAGGGGCCTTCTATCTGTGTCTATATTAGAAACCCCGCCAATTTAAGTCCTGAGGAAGTCGCCGAGGTTGCTAGGACGTTGAAGAAAAGGATAATTGTAAGAAGCGACCCCTCCGCGCGTCTGCCCAAGAGGGAGGCTGAAAAGGCCATTCTGTCCTTGGCGGGGGATCTGGTAGAGAGTGTAGAGTTTGAAGATGTAGGCGACGTCTATATCTATCTCTCAAAGGCCATACCTGAGAGAGACTTCAAGAGGTTGGCGAGAGATATATTCACCTCCACGGGATGGCGCGCGATTGTGGAGATGGGAGTGCCCAAGATGATGAAATTGCCCTCCAAGGATGTCCTCGACGTGAGGGCCATATTCCACAAGGCCTTCGAGAGAAGGATGTCCATGATGAGGGAGCTCGGCATGAGGATACACCACGAGCCTATAGTGAGGGAAGGCGCTATAACCATATCCTTCCTCGGAGCGTCGATGGAGGTGGGGAGAAGCGCTATACTCGTCGACACGACGGAGAGCAAGATATTACTGGACTGCGGCCTCAAGCCATCTCAATATGAGGAGGAGTTCCCGCTTCTCGAGCAGGTAGACTTAGACGAGCTGGACGCAGTCGTGTTGTCTCACGCGCATATGGATCACGTGGGGTGTCTGCCCTATCTCTACAAGTATGGCTACAAGGGACCAGTTTATATGACGGATCCCACAAAATATCTGACGTACATCCTTCTGACGGACTACGTGGAGCTTAAGGAGCGTGAGGGGCTGACGCCGCCTTACACTAAAAGCGATATCGAGGCCCTTATGTATCACACTATAACGCTGGACTACGAGGAAGTGACCGACATAGCCCCCGACGTGAAGCTCACGTTCTACGACGCAGGTCACGAGATAGGTTCGGCGTTGATACATCTACACATAGGCAATGGGCGCTACAACATACTATACACAGGCGATTTCAAGTTCGGTAGAACTAATCTCCTAAACAGAGCGGTCAATAAGTTCAAGAGAGTTGAAATGTTGATAATGGAGTCAACCTACGGCGGCCGCGACGATGTGCAGCCCCCCAGAATTGAGGCAGAGAACACCTTAGTAAAGAACATAACTGAGACTATAGAAAGAGGCGGCAAGGTCTTAATACCGGCCTTCAGCACAGGCAGAGCACAGGAGATACTGTATATACTAAACAGAGAAATGAACAAGGGCTCTCTGAAGAAGGCTCCCATATATGTGGATGGAATGATCGTGGAGACCCTTAACGCATATTTAATGTACCCACACTTCCTCAACAGAGAGGTCGCCGAGGAGATCTATAACGGAATCAATCCCTTTACCTCGTCAGGGAACATCCAAATAATTGAAAGAGCTAAGAGGCTTGAGGACAGGATCAACCAAGTGGCGAAGATCGTGCAAGACGGACAACCCGGCGTGATAATTGCGCCTCACGGAATGTTGAACGGAGGACCCATCCTGGAGTATTTCGTCCACTTGGCCCCAGATCCAGCCAATAAGCTGATCTTTGTATCATACCAAGCCGAAAACACCCTGGGGAGGCGCATATTAAACGGGGAAAGAGACTTCATTGTAAGGAGCTTGTCCATGGGTGAGGTGAAGGTGTCTATGAAAATGGGCGTGCTATCTATACCTGGCTTTTCGGGACACAGCGATAGGAGGGAGCTTATGAAGTACATAGAGACGTTGGAACCCAGACCTAAGAAGATAGTATTGATCCACGGAGAGCCCTCTAAGACGATCAGCCTAGCTACATCTATAGAGATCCGCTATAAGGTCACCACAGTGATACCCAAGGTGGGCGAGCGCATAAGAGCGCTATGA
- a CDS encoding FHA domain-containing protein, whose product MPWKCPVCGTENPDELNTCRICGAYRPTATTVNLSQADAKISVAFAALLVEVLDSPVKSLVGLVKRIDLTSKNGIVTVGRSLENDVVILDPSVSRRHLRVIIARDGLIIEDLQSTNGTYLLPKGERINVAKVGREALVKIGESILRFILE is encoded by the coding sequence ATGCCGTGGAAGTGCCCTGTATGCGGCACTGAGAATCCGGACGAGCTCAACACATGTCGTATCTGCGGCGCCTATAGGCCCACTGCTACTACGGTTAACTTATCGCAAGCCGACGCCAAGATATCTGTGGCGTTTGCAGCGCTCTTAGTTGAAGTACTTGACTCGCCTGTGAAAAGCCTCGTGGGCCTAGTTAAAAGGATAGATCTGACCTCCAAAAACGGCATAGTCACTGTGGGACGCTCGCTTGAGAACGACGTGGTTATATTGGACCCCTCAGTCTCCAGGAGACACCTAAGGGTAATAATAGCCAGAGATGGCCTTATAATTGAGGACCTCCAGAGCACTAACGGCACCTACCTCTTGCCCAAAGGCGAGAGGATAAACGTGGCCAAAGTCGGGAGAGAGGCCTTGGTCAAAATCGGCGAATCGATCTTGAGGTTTATCCTAGAGTAG
- a CDS encoding DNA-directed DNA polymerase — MEISFWLLDITYAVVGGAPEIRMFGIDRNGERIVVVDRSFRPYFYIEGGPHNLRQALAAVAPIESLEVVERKLFGRSITLTKVTAKIPEDVRKLRDAASALSGVRGVYEADIRFYMRYMVDTGVVPSAWHVAEVSEEGRLGSLKKYLVKRPPTPILEKAGVLPDLRVLAFDIEVYNERGTPDPSRDPVIIISYKDSQGREGVLTSDGRDDRPLIRKFVEYIRSFDPDIILGYNSNGFDWPYLAERARRLGLSLSIDRMGGQPQQSVYGHWSILGRANLDLYNIIEEVPEIKVKTLDRAAEYFGVMRRDERVLIPGHRIYEYWDDPKRRPLLLRYSLEDAVSTYGLGEKLLPFLIQLSSVSGIPLDQVAAASVGARVEWLLMRYAYRAGEVAPNREERPYEPYKGAIVLEPRPGIYSDVAVLDFTSMYPSIIMRYNLSPDTYLEPGEPDPPEGVHVAPEVGHRFRRAPTGFIPQVLSSLVKLRREVRGAMLRIDPNSVEYKLLDERQRALKIMANAMYGYMGWIGARWYKREVAESVTAYARSILLDVIKYARALGLDVIYGDTDSLFIKNNPIIEKIIDYVNKKYEIEIKLEKIYRKILFTESKKRYAGLLDDGRIDIVGFEVVRGDWCELAKEVQLNVIEYILKSQDIKEAKSNVINYVKTIIENLKEYKVNIDDLIIWKTLDKDLNEYKVMTPHLYAAKLLEKSGFRVHKGMTIGYVIIRGGDKITYKAKPYILINDLKEIDIDYYIEKQIIPAALRIAGVVGVREGDFISRGGGKSLLDFLS, encoded by the coding sequence GTGGAGATATCCTTCTGGTTACTAGATATAACATATGCTGTAGTCGGAGGGGCCCCGGAAATTAGGATGTTCGGCATAGATCGCAATGGAGAGAGGATCGTTGTAGTCGATAGATCCTTCAGGCCTTATTTCTACATTGAGGGGGGACCCCACAATCTGAGACAGGCTTTGGCCGCCGTAGCGCCCATAGAGTCTCTAGAGGTTGTCGAAAGGAAGCTCTTCGGCAGGTCCATAACCCTCACAAAGGTCACCGCTAAGATACCCGAGGATGTGAGAAAGCTGAGGGATGCCGCATCTGCGCTCAGCGGTGTTAGAGGGGTTTACGAGGCAGATATAAGATTCTATATGAGGTATATGGTTGACACAGGCGTAGTGCCCTCCGCGTGGCACGTTGCTGAGGTATCGGAGGAGGGGAGGCTGGGCTCTCTTAAGAAATATCTAGTCAAGAGGCCGCCGACTCCTATTCTGGAGAAGGCGGGCGTTTTACCCGACCTAAGAGTCTTGGCCTTCGATATAGAGGTATACAACGAGAGAGGGACGCCGGATCCATCGCGCGATCCGGTTATAATAATATCATATAAAGACTCGCAGGGCCGGGAGGGCGTCCTCACATCAGACGGGAGAGATGATAGGCCTTTGATACGCAAGTTCGTGGAGTACATAAGGAGCTTTGACCCAGACATAATACTGGGCTATAACTCAAATGGCTTCGATTGGCCCTATTTAGCCGAAAGAGCTAGGAGGCTTGGCTTGAGCTTGTCTATCGACAGAATGGGAGGCCAACCTCAGCAGAGCGTGTATGGCCACTGGTCTATCTTGGGCAGAGCCAACTTAGATCTCTACAATATAATCGAGGAGGTCCCCGAGATAAAGGTGAAGACTTTGGATAGAGCGGCTGAGTACTTCGGCGTTATGCGCCGCGATGAAAGAGTCCTTATTCCCGGCCATAGGATCTATGAGTATTGGGACGATCCTAAGAGGAGACCTCTTCTGCTCAGATACTCCTTGGAGGACGCCGTGTCCACATACGGCTTAGGCGAGAAGCTATTGCCCTTCTTGATTCAACTCTCGTCGGTGTCGGGCATACCCCTAGATCAAGTCGCGGCGGCCTCCGTCGGCGCACGGGTCGAGTGGTTGCTTATGAGGTATGCTTATCGTGCGGGCGAAGTTGCGCCTAACCGAGAGGAGAGGCCATATGAGCCATACAAGGGCGCCATAGTCTTGGAGCCGAGGCCTGGAATATACTCTGATGTGGCCGTCCTGGATTTCACATCTATGTATCCGAGCATTATAATGAGGTACAACTTGTCGCCAGATACATATTTAGAACCGGGGGAGCCCGACCCACCTGAGGGAGTCCACGTGGCGCCTGAGGTGGGGCATAGGTTCAGGAGGGCGCCAACTGGGTTTATACCGCAAGTGCTCAGCTCCCTGGTTAAACTGAGGAGGGAGGTCAGAGGCGCCATGTTGAGGATCGATCCCAACAGCGTCGAGTATAAGCTGTTGGACGAGAGGCAGAGAGCCCTTAAGATCATGGCCAACGCAATGTACGGCTACATGGGCTGGATAGGAGCAAGGTGGTATAAACGCGAGGTGGCGGAGTCTGTCACAGCCTATGCTAGGAGCATTCTCCTAGATGTTATAAAGTACGCAAGAGCTCTGGGACTAGACGTCATCTACGGCGACACAGATAGCTTATTCATTAAAAATAATCCTATTATTGAAAAAATAATAGATTATGTTAATAAAAAATATGAAATAGAAATAAAATTAGAAAAAATATATAGAAAAATTTTATTTACTGAATCTAAGAAGCGGTACGCCGGTCTGTTGGACGATGGGAGAATAGATATAGTGGGGTTCGAGGTTGTAAGAGGCGATTGGTGCGAATTAGCTAAAGAAGTGCAGTTGAACGTAATAGAGTACATACTAAAGTCGCAAGACATCAAAGAAGCTAAATCAAATGTTATAAACTATGTTAAAACTATTATTGAAAATTTAAAAGAATATAAAGTTAATATAGATGATTTAATAATATGGAAAACCCTTGATAAAGACCTTAACGAATACAAGGTGATGACCCCCCACTTGTATGCAGCGAAGTTGTTGGAGAAAAGCGGATTTAGGGTCCACAAGGGAATGACGATAGGTTACGTTATTATTAGAGGTGGTGATAAAATTACATATAAAGCCAAACCGTATATATTAATAAATGATTTAAAGGAAATAGATATTGATTATTATATTGAGAAGCAGATAATTCCCGCAGCCCTGAGAATAGCCGGAGTGGTCGGAGTAAGAGAGGGCGATTTTATCAGCAGAGGTGGAGGCAAAAGCCTCCTCGACTTTCTCAGTTAG
- the dnaG gene encoding DNA primase DnaG: protein MGALTIASKYMIVAQIEVNGTVDKSDIIGALFSQTEGLLRKDMDLRELRIMGRIGRIDIDIISKDGKTKAKINIPSNLDRYETALVAALIESVERVGPYPATVKILEIRDLREEKRNKIVERAKELIKLIEEEILPDTKEILERLKEDVAKAEIVEYGPEKLPAGPDVDKSDSIIIVEGRADVVNLVKHGYRNVIAIEGISQGIPQTIVELSKRKTVTAFVDGDKGGELVLRDLLKVAHVDYIARAPPGKEVEQLTAKEIARALRNKLTVEEYMAQQKSQEQQAPAEPAAAPAVAVQQQVSSVSEIPDSLKTKVDELLGTLETEIYDDKWSLIKRVAVRELPDFLTSTETQLYAILMDGIVTQRIVDLATKRGVRYIIAARIGPITKVPEEMRILSFDELKGGAKA from the coding sequence ATGGGAGCCTTAACCATAGCATCCAAGTATATGATAGTGGCGCAGATAGAGGTCAACGGAACTGTGGATAAATCGGATATAATAGGCGCTCTATTCTCGCAGACTGAAGGATTATTAAGGAAGGACATGGACTTAAGAGAGCTTCGAATAATGGGGAGGATCGGCAGAATCGACATCGATATAATAAGCAAGGACGGGAAGACTAAGGCCAAGATAAACATTCCGTCCAACTTAGACCGCTATGAAACGGCGTTGGTGGCGGCACTTATAGAGAGCGTGGAGCGTGTCGGCCCCTATCCTGCCACAGTGAAGATACTTGAGATCAGAGATCTCAGAGAGGAAAAGAGGAACAAGATCGTCGAAAGAGCAAAGGAGCTCATAAAGCTGATCGAGGAGGAGATCTTGCCTGACACTAAAGAGATACTTGAGAGACTGAAGGAGGATGTAGCGAAGGCGGAGATAGTGGAGTACGGCCCCGAGAAGCTGCCGGCAGGGCCCGACGTGGACAAGTCTGACAGCATAATAATAGTGGAGGGACGCGCCGATGTAGTCAACTTAGTTAAACATGGCTACCGCAACGTGATTGCGATCGAGGGCATAAGCCAAGGAATTCCTCAGACCATCGTTGAGTTAAGCAAGAGGAAGACAGTGACGGCGTTCGTCGACGGCGATAAGGGAGGCGAGCTCGTTTTGAGGGACCTCTTGAAGGTGGCCCATGTCGACTATATAGCCCGTGCGCCTCCCGGCAAGGAGGTCGAGCAATTGACCGCCAAGGAGATAGCCAGAGCTCTGAGAAATAAGCTGACGGTGGAGGAGTATATGGCACAACAGAAGTCGCAGGAGCAACAAGCGCCGGCGGAGCCCGCGGCGGCGCCCGCCGTAGCCGTCCAACAACAGGTTTCGTCTGTATCCGAAATACCTGACTCTCTGAAGACTAAAGTCGACGAGCTGTTGGGGACTCTCGAGACCGAGATCTATGACGACAAATGGTCTCTAATCAAGAGGGTCGCAGTAAGAGAGTTGCCCGACTTTTTGACCTCCACTGAGACTCAGCTCTACGCTATATTGATGGACGGCATTGTCACCCAGAGGATAGTTGATCTGGCGACTAAGAGGGGGGTTAGATACATAATAGCGGCCAGGATAGGGCCTATAACAAAGGTGCCGGAAGAAATGAGAATACTTTCCTTCGACGAGCTGAAGGGAGGCGCAAAGGCGTAA
- a CDS encoding 50S ribosomal protein L37e, with the protein MKGTPSMGKHSRGKTHIRCPRCGRHSYNVAKGYCASCGWGRSKRLRKYNWAS; encoded by the coding sequence ATGAAGGGCACTCCTTCAATGGGCAAGCACAGCAGAGGAAAGACGCACATAAGGTGTCCAAGGTGTGGGCGCCATTCGTACAATGTGGCGAAGGGCTACTGTGCCAGTTGTGGTTGGGGCAGATCCAAGCGTTTAAGGAAATACAATTGGGCCTCGTAA